The region TTTAAGATTTTTTAAATTAGTTATTTGAAATAAAATTGAATACTATGGATTTTGCATTTGATACTACTATTAAAAACAGAACGCTATTAAAACATTTTTTAGAAACGTTTACTTTGGAACAATTAAATAAAGTTCCTGAAGGTTATAGCAATAATATTTTTTGGAATGTGGCACACACAGTTGTTACACAACAATTATTAGTGTATAAATTGTCAGGTTTACCAATGATAATTAGTGACGATTTGGTTGAGACTTACAGAAAAGGCACAAAAGTAGAACGTGATGTGACACAAGCTGAAGTAGATTTGGTAAAGGGCTTATTGTTTTCTACAATTGAAAAAACTAAAGAAGATTACAATAACAGGTTGTTTCAAACTTATCATGAATATACTGTGACTACTAAAAGTACATTAACTAATGTTGATGAAGCCATAGCGTTTAATAATTTTCATGAAGGAATCCACTTAGGTTATATTTTAGCCTTAAAGAAAAATATTTAGTAGTTTAAATAAGGGTCTACTACAGCAAATGGAAGTGTAAACTCAATAATATTTTGATTTAATTGTCCAAACGCATCTTTATTATAAATAATGATAATACCGTCTTCATTAAACCCAATAGTTTCGGGTAATTTAAAGGTATTAGCATTGTCATTTAGACTGGTATAGGTTGTTAGTAATTCTTTGTCGTAATACTTTTTAACTAAAGCTTTAAAAGCATTCATATCGTTAACCATATCTTCTGTAGATAAAGACTTACCGTCTGCTAAATCAAAATTAAAAAACTTTGTTTTTAATGTGCTACTAGGTGATCCTGTATTAATATTACCATTCATTGCTATACTCACTAGGGTTTCATTTTGATAAGAAACTTCTCCATCAATAAACGCTTCCCAACGTGGTAAAACAGTATCAAATTCGTTTGCCAGAGTTTTATTAAAATTATTATAAGCCTCATTAAAAGCTTCAATACTAGCTTCTATAGTTCCTTTTTTACTTTTTGCACTATCAATATTTAGTATATCGCAAGTAAAACCTGCTAGTGTATTATTGATGTTTTTGGCTATTCTAGACGTACCGTTTGCTTTAGGGATAATCACTTCAACTAAAGTTTCTTTATCCTTAGTCATTAGTGTTTCAGAAAAAGTTAATGTTGCTTTTTTTTGACAAGAGACCATCATAAAAAAACAAGTAACTACTATTAATAGTATTGGTTTAGGTTGAGATAAGGTGTTAAACATAGATTAAAGATATTGTTCTAGTTTTTATACAACGAATTAAAAACTATTTTTGTTGCTAACAAAAGTTTTCAGTATGAAATTTAATACCAAAACCATACATGGTGGTCAAAAACACGATCCAGCTTATGGAGCTGTAATGCCTCCAATATATCAAACGTCTACTTACGCGCAATCTACACCTGGTGGTCATAAAGGGTTTGAGTATTCAAGAACACATAATCCAACGCGTCAGGCTTTAGAAAACGCTTTGGCAAGTTTAGAAAACGGAACTTTTGGTTTAGCATTTGGGTCTGGATTAGCTGCTATTGATGCTGTAATAAAGCTTTTAAAACCTGGTGATGAGGTGATTTCTACAAACGATTTGTATGGTGGATCATATCGATTATTTACTAAAATTTTTGAAGATTTTGGAATAAAGTTTCATTTTATAGGTATGCAGAATGCAGCTAATATTGAAAACTATATTAATGCTAATACAAAACTTATTTGGGTTGAAACACCAACAAACCCAATGATGAACATTATTGATATTATTACAACATCAAAAATCGCTAAACAACACAAAGTACTTTTAGCAGTAGACAATACTTTTGCAACGCCATATTTACAGCAGCCTTTAGAGTTAGGAGCAGATATAGTCATGCATTCTGCTACTAAATATCTTGGTGGACATAGCGACTTGGTTATGGGAGCATTAATTGTAAAAGATAAAATGTTAGCAGATAAATTATATTTTATTCAGAACGCTAGTGGTGCTATTTGTGGACCACAAGACGCATTTTTAGCACTTCGAGGAATTAAAACCTTGCATGTTAGAATGCAACGTCACTGCGAAAATGGTAAGGCTGTAGCCGAATACTTAGCAGCACATCCAAAAACAGAAAACGTATACTGGCCAGGATTTGAAACACATCCAAACCACGATATTGCAAAAGGACAAATGAAGGGTTTTGGTGGTATGATATCTTTTGTAACTAAAGGAAACAACTATGAAGACGCCATTCAAATAGTTGAAAATCTTAAAGTGTTTACTTTAGCAGAATCTTTAGGAGGTGTGGAGTCACTTTGTGGTCATCCTGCTAGTATGACACACGCTAGTATTCCCAAACAAGAACGAGAAAATATTGGTGTAGTGGATAGTTTGATTCGTTTAAGTGTAGGTATTGAGGACGTAGAAGATTTAATAAATGATTTAAAACAAGCTATAGGCTAGCCAAGAAAAAAAGAATTAGAAACAAAAAAAGCCCAAGTTAATACTTGAGCTTTTTGTTATATTTTTATTTAAAGATTAATCTAAGTAATAAATGTAACCCACATTTAGCCAAACTAACCAATCGTTATACTTGTTGTAGTCTTCTAATTTATGGTTTAAGCCATCAACCCAATCGCTAAAATAATATTGGCCTCTTAAATCTAACATTAAATCCGATACAACCGTTAATTTGTATCTAACTCCAATACTAGATACAATAGACCAAGTACTTCCGCCACTAACATCAATAGGTACAGGTAAGTTAGTTGGATCATTGACATACCAAGGATTATAGAAATTGTTTAAGTTATTTATATTTCCAGGATCACCTTCTCCAAGATAAGAAGTGCTTACTTTTGGGTTAAAAGACACATAGTGTGCTCCTAAACTAATAAAAGGTGCAAACTTATAGCCAAAAGCTTGAAAAGATCTAATACTTAGTGGAAAATACTCTAATTGCATTCCTATATCTAAATTGTTTGCTTCACCAGAGTGTGCTCTAAGTCTATCGGCATCTGCACTAGTTTGAGAAGGATCTACAAACTGACCTAAATGATCTAATTTAGTTTTATTCCAAGAAATCTCAGAACGTAATTTAAAGTGATCGTTAAAATAGTTATCGGTAGTATAACAGTTACAATCTGCTTGATACGCGAAATTGATATAGTGTACTAAACCAATACCAATCCCAGAATTCCCTGCATTTGTTTCATAATCAAAACGCTCTCCATAATCAGATTTAAAAGCTACAGGTCCAGTAATAATTCCAATTTCATGAGAAAAACCCAATTGAGAATATGCAGTACTAGCACTTAAAAAAATAAGTATTGCTAGAGTTAATTGTTTAGGGTTAAGCATAATAAAGCTTTGTTTTTAGAGGCTAATTTATTCAACAAATATATAAAACTACGACGAACATACAAATTTTGCAGATAAAATGCAGTAATTAAATGATTTTTTTCAAGTTATTTGATTTTACTACAACGTTTGCGAAATTTAAAAAAAAGTAGGTGTAGAATTAAAGATAATGTATCTTTGCCTTACATTTTTATGGATTGTATAACAGAATCGTAATTATTTACATAAATGAAAAACAAAATTGAAGCTTTTTTAGATTTAGTAAAGCAAAAAAATGGTAACGAGCCAGAGTTTTTGCAAGCAGTACACGAAGTTGCAGAAACCGTAATTCCGTTTATAGAAGAAAACCCAAAATATCAAGGTAAGATGTTGTTGGAACGCATGGTAGAACCAGAGCGTACTATCATTTTTAGAGTTCCTTGGATTGATGATAATGGAAACACTCAGGTCAATAGAGCGTTTAGAGTAGAATTTAACTCTGCGATTGGACCTTACAAAGGAGGTTTGCGTTTTCATCCATCTGTAAACTTAAGTATATTAAAATTTTTAGGGTTTGAGCAATTATTTAAAAACTCTTTGACCACCTTACCAATGGGTGGAGGGAAAGGAGGAAGTGATTTTGACCCTAAAGGAAAAAGCGATAACGAGGTGATGCGTTTTTGTCAATCTTTTATGACCGAATTATTTAGACACATTGGAGCTAATACAGATGTGCCAGCAGGAGACATTGGTGTTGGAGGACGAGAAATCGGCTACATGTTTGGACAATATAAGCGATTAAAAAACGAATTTACAGGCGTACTAACTGGAAAAGGGTTGTCTTATGGAGGATCTTTAATCAGACCAGAAGCTACAGGATATGGCTGTGTCTATTTTGCAAAGAACATGTTAGCAACAAAAGACGATTCTTTTGAAGGAAAAACGGTAGTTATTTCTGGATCAGGAAATGTGGCACAATATGCTTGTGAAAAAGCTACACAATTAGGTGGTAAAGTGGTTACTATGTCCGATTCTTCTGGATTTATTCATGATAAAGATGGAATTGATGAAGACAAGTTAGCTTTTATAATGGAGCTTAAAAATGTAAAGCGAGGAAGAATTAGTGAGTATACAGATGAGTACACATCTGCAACTTTCCATAAAGGCGAAAGACCATGGAACGTTGATTGTGATATAGCTATGCCATGTGCTACACAAAATGAATTAAATAAAGAAGAGGCTGAAGCATTAGTTGAAAATAATGTTATTGCAGTTGCAGAAGGTGCTAATATGCCTACTACGCCTGAAGCAATTGAAGTGTTTCAAAAGTCAAAAGTACTATTCTCTCCTGGAAAAGCATCCAATGCTGGAGGTGTTGCAACTTCTGGATTAGAGATGAGTCAAAACTCATTACGTTACAGCTGGACAAGAGAAGAGGTTGATGCAAAGCTTAACCAAATTATGGATGATATCCATGCATCTTGCGTAGAATATGGTAAACAAAAAGACGGAACTATAGATTACGTGAAAGGTGCAAATGTAGCAGGGTTTGTAAAAGTTGCAGATGCCATGTTAGCACAGGGAGTTGTATAATTTTAAAGTATATATCTTTTATAAAAACCCTTAACTGTATATCAGTTAAGGGTTTTTTAGTAATATGGGTTTTACTAAATTAGGAAGGTTTCGTTCCACAATTTCATAAATTACCACGTCTGGTTTGTATTGTTCTATTAGTTGTGTTGTGATTGGATTATAGTTTTTAATATACCTTGTTTGGTTGAAACTTTCATTAAAAAAACCTATCCATGCATCTGAAAATGAGTCTCGACTCATTAATAGTTTAAATTGCTGTTGTTGGTTGCTAAATATTAAGTCATCAAATCTAATTGATAATGTATCTATAGAAACAGATTTTTTTAAAGTTAAATTTACGACCTGCTCTTTAGTATAAACATTTATCATTTTAGATAAATGGTTTACAGGCTTCAATGAGGTGTTAATAATATAATCATTTAGCGATAAGGGTTTAACGCTTAATTCTTTTCCTATGGTATTTATAACGTCTTGATACGCATAAAAAGCTCCTAAGTTATTCCAGTGGGTATCAGTCTTGTAATATATTTTTTCTTCTTTTTTCTTCTCTAATAACACTTTATGAAGATTAATATAATTAATATTATTGTCTTTTAATGCTTCTATAAGTTCTTCATAAAAGGTAGCGTTTTGATTAAGTTTATAGGGTAAATTTTCTTTATAGATGCTGTGTTTATTTGGAGCAACTGCTACATAAAAAAGAATATTTTTCTCACGTAAATACTCCGAAAGTTTTTTTAAATTTTTAACAACCTGTACAATTTGAATTTTATCGTGCGTAGTATTAAATGTGTTATTTAAAACTTTTTTGTGAGCATTCCCTAAAAAATACCATCCTTGATTTCCTACAACGACTTTATCAGGAAGAGGATTTTCTTTCAAGATTTCAGATTTAAAACTCACATATTGATTGACCAATGTTTTTTTCAAACCATAGTTGCCCAAATAATAACTTTTGTAGTTTTTTAAAGTCGTATTAGGTTGAGAAAGATCAAATTCTGGAGGAGTTTCAAACTCAATATTTTCATTATTAGTAAAACCTTGTTCTAATCCAAACAACAACACAATATTTGGTATAATTAGTAGTGTTAAAAACACTATTATAAACAACTTATATGACCAATCTTTAGCTTTCATCATCATTTAAAATTTAAAATAGATAAAAGGGTTGTAGGCATTGGTAGCAATATAATAATAACAGGTCCAAAACAAGAGTAGTAAACTTAATGAGTTGATTACTAAATATGATTTATAGGTAGTGGATTGCTTAGATTTTACATTAAAATAATCTAAGATATATTTATATAAAGGAGTTGCTAAACACACACCAATAATTAATGCAATTATCACTTCTTTAGTAAAATAGAAATCGAAAAATTCGTAATTAGTTTGTGTCTTAAAATCAAATAATTTTAATATAAAATTTGTGGCTTGAGATATCGTATCACTTCTAAAAAATACCCAACCAATTAGTACAACTAAAAGTGTATAAAAATATGAGAGTACATTGTACTTTTTTAATATTGCATCAAAGCCTAAGCGCTCTATTATTAAAAATAGACCATGCCATAATCCCCAAATTAAAAAGGTCCAACTGGCTCCATGCCAAAGTCCTGTTAAGCTAAAAACTATTATTAAGTTAATATAAGTTTTAGTAGCTCCTTGTCTATTACCTCCCAAAGGAATATATAGATAATCCTTAAACCAATTAGATAGAGTTATATGCCAGCGTTTCCAAAATTCTCTTATTGATTTTGCAATGTATGGGTAATTAAAATTTTCAGGAAATGTAAAACCAAACATCAAGCCCAAGCCAATAGCCATATCAGAATATCCAGAAAAGTCAAAATATATTTGAAGTGCATAGCAAATTATTCCTACCCAAGCCACTAACATAGACAATTCGTTGTTAGGTAAACTAAAAGCTGCATCTGCAAAAAACGCACAATTGTTAGCGATAAGCATTTTTTTAGATAAGCCTATAATAAAACGCCTGCAACCATCATAAAACCTGTCTAAACTGATGTTTTTGTGTTGTAATTCTGTTTCTATTTCTGCATACCTAACTATAGGTCCTGCAATTAATTGAGGGAATAGGGTCACATAGCAAGCAAAGTCTATAAAATTTTTGTTTGCTTGTACTTTACCTCGATACACATCTATAGTGTACGACATGGTCTGAAAAGTGAAAAAACTAATGCCAATAGGCAATGCAATGTTAATGAATTTAGAGGAATAATCTATGTTAACCCCTAAGACATCAGATAAATTAGTAAAGTTAGAAGCTATAAAATAAGAGTATTTAAAGTAACACAAAATTCCTAAGTTGAAAAGTATGGAGAGGTACAAACCTACTTTTTTATACCCTCTTTGTATTACTAAACCCGCACTAAAATCGACTATGGCAGAGAGAAGTAATAATAACACCATAATTTGCTCTCCCCAAGCATAAAATCCTAAACTAAACA is a window of Olleya sp. YS DNA encoding:
- a CDS encoding MBOAT family O-acyltransferase, producing the protein MVLLLLLSAIVDFSAGLVIQRGYKKVGLYLSILFNLGILCYFKYSYFIASNFTNLSDVLGVNIDYSSKFINIALPIGISFFTFQTMSYTIDVYRGKVQANKNFIDFACYVTLFPQLIAGPIVRYAEIETELQHKNISLDRFYDGCRRFIIGLSKKMLIANNCAFFADAAFSLPNNELSMLVAWVGIICYALQIYFDFSGYSDMAIGLGLMFGFTFPENFNYPYIAKSIREFWKRWHITLSNWFKDYLYIPLGGNRQGATKTYINLIIVFSLTGLWHGASWTFLIWGLWHGLFLIIERLGFDAILKKYNVLSYFYTLLVVLIGWVFFRSDTISQATNFILKLFDFKTQTNYEFFDFYFTKEVIIALIIGVCLATPLYKYILDYFNVKSKQSTTYKSYLVINSLSLLLLFWTCYYYIATNAYNPFIYFKF
- a CDS encoding glutamate dehydrogenase; its protein translation is MLNPKQLTLAILIFLSASTAYSQLGFSHEIGIITGPVAFKSDYGERFDYETNAGNSGIGIGLVHYINFAYQADCNCYTTDNYFNDHFKLRSEISWNKTKLDHLGQFVDPSQTSADADRLRAHSGEANNLDIGMQLEYFPLSIRSFQAFGYKFAPFISLGAHYVSFNPKVSTSYLGEGDPGNINNLNNFYNPWYVNDPTNLPVPIDVSGGSTWSIVSSIGVRYKLTVVSDLMLDLRGQYYFSDWVDGLNHKLEDYNKYNDWLVWLNVGYIYYLD
- a CDS encoding cystathionine gamma-synthase; protein product: MKFNTKTIHGGQKHDPAYGAVMPPIYQTSTYAQSTPGGHKGFEYSRTHNPTRQALENALASLENGTFGLAFGSGLAAIDAVIKLLKPGDEVISTNDLYGGSYRLFTKIFEDFGIKFHFIGMQNAANIENYINANTKLIWVETPTNPMMNIIDIITTSKIAKQHKVLLAVDNTFATPYLQQPLELGADIVMHSATKYLGGHSDLVMGALIVKDKMLADKLYFIQNASGAICGPQDAFLALRGIKTLHVRMQRHCENGKAVAEYLAAHPKTENVYWPGFETHPNHDIAKGQMKGFGGMISFVTKGNNYEDAIQIVENLKVFTLAESLGGVESLCGHPASMTHASIPKQERENIGVVDSLIRLSVGIEDVEDLINDLKQAIG
- a CDS encoding DinB family protein, with translation MDFAFDTTIKNRTLLKHFLETFTLEQLNKVPEGYSNNIFWNVAHTVVTQQLLVYKLSGLPMIISDDLVETYRKGTKVERDVTQAEVDLVKGLLFSTIEKTKEDYNNRLFQTYHEYTVTTKSTLTNVDEAIAFNNFHEGIHLGYILALKKNI
- the gdhA gene encoding NADP-specific glutamate dehydrogenase, with the protein product MKNKIEAFLDLVKQKNGNEPEFLQAVHEVAETVIPFIEENPKYQGKMLLERMVEPERTIIFRVPWIDDNGNTQVNRAFRVEFNSAIGPYKGGLRFHPSVNLSILKFLGFEQLFKNSLTTLPMGGGKGGSDFDPKGKSDNEVMRFCQSFMTELFRHIGANTDVPAGDIGVGGREIGYMFGQYKRLKNEFTGVLTGKGLSYGGSLIRPEATGYGCVYFAKNMLATKDDSFEGKTVVISGSGNVAQYACEKATQLGGKVVTMSDSSGFIHDKDGIDEDKLAFIMELKNVKRGRISEYTDEYTSATFHKGERPWNVDCDIAMPCATQNELNKEEAEALVENNVIAVAEGANMPTTPEAIEVFQKSKVLFSPGKASNAGGVATSGLEMSQNSLRYSWTREEVDAKLNQIMDDIHASCVEYGKQKDGTIDYVKGANVAGFVKVADAMLAQGVV
- a CDS encoding DHHW family protein, translating into MKAKDWSYKLFIIVFLTLLIIPNIVLLFGLEQGFTNNENIEFETPPEFDLSQPNTTLKNYKSYYLGNYGLKKTLVNQYVSFKSEILKENPLPDKVVVGNQGWYFLGNAHKKVLNNTFNTTHDKIQIVQVVKNLKKLSEYLREKNILFYVAVAPNKHSIYKENLPYKLNQNATFYEELIEALKDNNINYINLHKVLLEKKKEEKIYYKTDTHWNNLGAFYAYQDVINTIGKELSVKPLSLNDYIINTSLKPVNHLSKMINVYTKEQVVNLTLKKSVSIDTLSIRFDDLIFSNQQQQFKLLMSRDSFSDAWIGFFNESFNQTRYIKNYNPITTQLIEQYKPDVVIYEIVERNLPNLVKPILLKNP
- a CDS encoding DUF4163 domain-containing protein, with translation MFNTLSQPKPILLIVVTCFFMMVSCQKKATLTFSETLMTKDKETLVEVIIPKANGTSRIAKNINNTLAGFTCDILNIDSAKSKKGTIEASIEAFNEAYNNFNKTLANEFDTVLPRWEAFIDGEVSYQNETLVSIAMNGNINTGSPSSTLKTKFFNFDLADGKSLSTEDMVNDMNAFKALVKKYYDKELLTTYTSLNDNANTFKLPETIGFNEDGIIIIYNKDAFGQLNQNIIEFTLPFAVVDPYLNY